The Harmonia axyridis chromosome 3, icHarAxyr1.1, whole genome shotgun sequence nucleotide sequence TCTTATTTTTCTTTGTGTCCTTCAGTATCATGGTGATTTTATGTAGTGAATATTGTTTATGCATTAGCCAATTTTGTCTGAATATGAGAAATAATGATCtcaaatatgaaatgaatttcgCACAACTTATACTATTCCAATTCTGTTATCCACTGCAATTAGATAGATGAGAGTCATTAACCCATTAAAGCCCATAATTCCCCCGTGaagattttcaactgaaactttGTCTGATGAGTTATTTAGACTCAAAAAGTGATATTgtgttataaaaataatgatcgaaCATGCAGGAGAGTTACTATGAAgcggcaacttaagttgccactgggataattcatgaagaaattttccaAAGTACAATAAAACTAGCATATCAATCGTATACATCTATTGTGATTCAACCGTATAATATTTCCTatgaaattacataaaatattattattttacatcatgaaaaattttgaaacactcATCAGGATGAACAGGAACTTCACACTTCTTGCATACAAAAATTGTACGCCTGCCACATACTTTACAACGGCGATACTTGGATTCAcctttttcgatgaaatgatctgttcgatcttttcttatttcttcgagAGCTGGTGTGAACTCTAGAGATGATCGAACTCCTGCTACCATTGGAGGACTGCCGTAAgacttcagaatgaaaatagcaCACTGACGTCTGAAATCCAATAGAGGAATATCATGCCCAAGGCGACGATACAGTAACCAACCTTGTGTGCTGCATACATCCACAGTCCAAGAGAAATAAGGCCACCACCATTTTTTCGACCTGATTCTGTTTCGGTAGGAAGCCAAAAATTGATCAGAAAGATCTACTCCACCCATGTTACTATTGTAACGAGCAATAGGACCTGGTACTTTGACAGAAATGACcttcttttcaattctggagTATCGGTTTGACTTTGACATAGGATGTACATTATCACAATTAGTAAGTACAGTAACAACATTGTTGTCATTCCAACGGACTGCTAAAATATCTCCTGAAGAACTGGTGGATGTTTCACCTCTGGGTTTATTTTTCCACGTTTTTTTATCTGGAAGTTTCATTGAAACACTACAGCGATTCTCACGCAGAGTACCAGTTCCACCAAGTCCTCTAGAACTAAGCTCTTCCAACAACCCAACCGATGTAAAAAGATTGTCAAAGTAGAGTCGAATACCCTTTGACAATTTCATGTGGTCTACAAGTCCAATTACTACGTCACCTCCTTGACCGAGTCCAGTTTCTGGAAGACGAGTTGAACTTCCACAATAgggttcaacatgatggatgtatCCAGATGGATCCGCGGCAACCCATAACTTGAACCCAAATCTGATAGGTTTTCCGCGAATAAACTGTTTGCACCCATGCCTTCCGTAATAAGGAATCATACTCTCGTCGATACTAATAGTGGGCCCAGGACTGATTTGTTTGAAAGAGTTGTTGAGGTGATCAAAAATAGGTCGGACCTTGTACATTTTATCACttccatcattgttttcattgttggCAAGGTGAATAAAACTTATCAGTTCATCGAATCGGTTTCGACGGATGGCATCGGAAACTAAGTGCGAATGAACATCTGGATCTTGTTTCCAGTAGAGTCTTCTATATGGAAGAGGGTGGTAACCTGACATCAACATAATTCCGACAAATGTAATCATTTCTTCAGCAGTGGCATTCAGGTTGTGAACGAGTTTCTGCATAGCATAACGATTAGTTTCGGTTACGATATGACTCAATAAATATTCCGAGAAGTAAGCCCTAAAAGCCTCAATAGGGCTTTTTACCGTTTCTTTCAGAAGATCTTCTGCTACCGGTCGGTATTCGCATTCAAGTTCAGGAATACTTGAAGATAACCCATTCATTTTCGGCTTCCAAGTACGTTCTGTGGGACGCTTACGTTTGGTGCTTCTTACTCTTGTCTGCGAAGAAGTCGTCGGTCTAGGTTCTTCTGAATGGTTCTCATCTTGGACGACTGGATTGCCGTGATCATCATCGATTTCTGGATTCTGCATTTCCACCTGAGAGCGTAATATACGGGCAGGAAGGTGGTCAAAATCTCCAACTACCTCTTCATCCGATAAATCAGAGTCCTTATCTGTATCTGCACCAGGAAGTTCATCAGGTGGACATATGGCTATATTGGTGGCTGATATGTCCTCATCGTTCTCGATAAGGTCAATTAattcatgaagaagtaatccaGTGCCTGATCTTCCACGAGTATACCTGTCGAAATCATTCAGtaagaaatgtaaatattgcAGAAACCGTTGTCACGTGTTCCCGTTGGCCACTTTAGTTGCCATCAAACTTTGCCCGTATGGCAAAAGCAAAATATTGCATGAAAATATTACtgtgaagaagaaa carries:
- the LOC123674480 gene encoding piggyBac transposable element-derived protein 3-like yields the protein MAVDERLYTRGRSGTGLLLHELIDLIENDEDISATNIAICPPDELPGADTDKDSDLSDEEVVGDFDHLPARILRSQVEMQNPEIDDDHGNPVVQDENHSEEPRPTTSSQTRVRSTKRKRPTERTWKPKMNGLSSSIPELECEYRPVAEDLLKETVKSPIEAFRAYFSEYLLSHIVTETNRYAMQKLVHNLNATAEEMITFVGIMLMSGYHPLPYRRLYWKQDPDVHSHLVSDAIRRNRFDELISFIHLANNENNDGSDKMYKVRPIFDHLNNSFKQISPGPTISIDESMIPYYGRHGCKQFIRGKPIRFGFKLWVAADPSGYIHHVEPYCGSSTRLPETGLGQGGDVVIGLVDHMKLSKGIRLYFDNLFTSVGLLEELSSRGLGGTGTLRENRCSVSMKLPDKKTWKNKPRGETSTSSSGDILAVRWNDNNVVTVLTNCDNVHPMSKSNRYSRIEKKVISVKVPGPIARYNSNMGGVDLSDQFLASYRNRIRSKKWWWPYFSWTVDVCSTQGWLLYRRLGHDIPLLDFRRQCAIFILKSYGSPPMVAGVRSSLEFTPALEEIRKDRTDHFIEKGESKYRRCKWITELE